In a genomic window of Brucella anthropi ATCC 49188:
- a CDS encoding esterase-like activity of phytase family protein has translation MISRLVASTMLAGAVALAFPASAEEKAFPATLKAHAILPANTIIAAPEDAADHLKTSGKFTTADRKRAEGIGTVEGKDGVRKTGLSLPFDGQPVQGFSGIKTMEDGSFWSLSDNGFGSKLNSPDAMLMLHNVKFDWDKGTVERVKTVFLSDPDKKAPFPIVMEGAEKRYLTGADFDVESIQPVADGFWVGEEFGPFLLKFDMDGKLTDVFPTFVGETEVLSPDNPKIALPANPSLKLPTYNLKRSGGFEGLAMSKDGSKLYGLLEGPLFVDGAPEKTESGKTGLRVIEFNVADKKWTGRSWLYPLAEGGEAIGDFNMLDETTALVIERDNGVGTADKACADPKKPQADCFDVPSKVKRIYKIAFDDSNDGKEVRKIGYIDLLAIADPENKRRQGGREGIYDMPFLTIENVDRVDDTHIVVGNDNNLPFSAGRFLDKVDDNEFVLLEVGEFLKAE, from the coding sequence ATGATATCGCGTCTCGTCGCTTCGACCATGCTTGCCGGTGCCGTCGCATTGGCTTTTCCGGCCTCCGCTGAAGAAAAGGCTTTTCCTGCAACGCTCAAGGCCCATGCCATCCTGCCCGCGAACACGATCATCGCTGCACCGGAAGACGCGGCGGATCACCTGAAGACGTCGGGCAAGTTCACCACCGCCGACCGCAAGCGTGCTGAGGGCATCGGCACTGTTGAAGGCAAGGACGGCGTGCGCAAGACCGGCCTGTCTTTGCCGTTCGACGGCCAGCCGGTGCAGGGCTTTTCCGGCATCAAGACCATGGAAGACGGCAGCTTCTGGTCACTGTCCGACAATGGCTTCGGCTCCAAGCTTAACTCGCCGGATGCCATGCTGATGCTGCACAATGTCAAGTTCGACTGGGACAAGGGTACGGTGGAGCGCGTGAAGACCGTGTTCCTCAGCGATCCGGACAAGAAGGCTCCGTTTCCCATCGTCATGGAAGGCGCTGAAAAGCGCTATCTGACCGGCGCCGATTTCGATGTGGAATCTATCCAGCCCGTTGCGGATGGCTTCTGGGTAGGCGAGGAATTCGGTCCTTTCCTGTTGAAATTCGACATGGACGGCAAGCTGACCGATGTGTTCCCGACTTTCGTCGGCGAGACGGAAGTGTTGTCGCCGGACAATCCGAAAATCGCTCTGCCCGCCAATCCGAGCCTCAAGCTCCCGACTTACAATCTGAAGCGCTCGGGAGGCTTCGAGGGGCTGGCGATGTCGAAGGACGGCTCGAAGCTCTACGGTCTTCTGGAAGGTCCGCTTTTTGTCGATGGCGCGCCGGAAAAGACCGAAAGCGGCAAGACCGGGCTGCGGGTCATCGAATTCAACGTTGCCGACAAGAAGTGGACGGGCCGCTCCTGGCTCTATCCGCTGGCCGAGGGTGGCGAAGCCATCGGCGATTTCAACATGCTGGATGAAACCACAGCGCTGGTCATCGAGCGTGACAACGGCGTCGGCACGGCGGACAAGGCCTGCGCCGATCCGAAGAAGCCGCAGGCCGATTGCTTCGATGTGCCGTCGAAGGTCAAGCGCATCTACAAGATCGCTTTCGACGACAGCAATGACGGCAAGGAAGTGCGCAAGATCGGCTATATCGATCTGCTCGCCATCGCCGACCCGGAAAACAAGCGCCGTCAAGGTGGACGTGAAGGCATTTACGATATGCCGTTCCTGACCATCGAGAATGTGGATCGTGTGGACGACACGCATATTGTGGTCGGCAACGACAACAATCTGCCGTTCTCAGCTGGTCGTTTCCTCGACAAGGTGGATGACAATGAATTCGTGCTGCTGGAAGTGGGTGAGTTCCTGAAGGCCGAATAA
- a CDS encoding ADP-ribosylglycohydrolase family protein, whose translation MKAWELTRDLLRDTKPVVRTAEEQTWDASAVMKAQDDLMAMFWKSNVPGSAAPECLMAGALQSLENKGFVLAPYEELLRDGLTALERGDFETLYRIDMRLRVLMRAARPDPNHPSQKTVRYGSWDEFDAAVQWPDDVLYAVQSDDFRDRTAAAWMAQLVGAAAGTALEGYTAENIAEVFGPIRDYVREPNTYNDDITFEIAFLEAFGDKGSAVTSADIAERWTSLIPLGWSAEAIALSNMRRGLIAPETGTSDNPFDEWIGAQMRGTICGMVVPGRAREAARLAWMDAEISHAGNGILGEVFNAVMAARAFAIGDTRELLVSTAALFPTETEYGAVLAFALDACRSAGNWQDAWAKCDAEYAEYNWIHVYPNAAAQVIALWFGEGDFDRTLEIVCGIGHDVDCNAAQILSMIAIQRGSGIIAERWSKPLLADDIVTYMRRPAKISFDALVDQTVDAARNAL comes from the coding sequence ATGAAAGCTTGGGAATTGACCCGCGATCTGCTGCGCGACACGAAACCGGTGGTGCGCACAGCGGAAGAACAGACCTGGGATGCAAGCGCCGTCATGAAGGCGCAGGACGATCTCATGGCCATGTTCTGGAAAAGCAACGTGCCGGGATCGGCAGCACCTGAATGCCTAATGGCCGGTGCGCTGCAATCGCTGGAAAACAAGGGCTTCGTTCTTGCTCCCTATGAGGAGCTTCTTCGCGACGGGCTGACCGCACTTGAGCGCGGTGACTTTGAAACACTGTATCGCATCGACATGCGCCTGCGTGTCCTGATGCGCGCGGCACGGCCCGATCCGAACCATCCGTCGCAAAAGACTGTGCGTTACGGATCGTGGGACGAATTCGACGCCGCCGTTCAATGGCCTGACGATGTGCTCTATGCCGTCCAGTCCGATGATTTCCGCGACCGCACCGCAGCCGCCTGGATGGCGCAGCTTGTCGGAGCTGCGGCTGGTACGGCGCTCGAAGGTTATACGGCAGAAAACATCGCCGAGGTCTTCGGACCGATCCGCGATTATGTGCGCGAGCCAAACACCTATAATGACGACATCACCTTCGAGATCGCATTTCTCGAAGCCTTCGGCGACAAGGGTTCTGCCGTGACCAGCGCGGACATTGCCGAGCGCTGGACCTCGCTGATCCCGCTTGGCTGGTCGGCGGAGGCGATCGCGCTTTCCAATATGCGGCGCGGCCTCATCGCGCCCGAAACCGGCACGTCCGACAATCCGTTCGATGAATGGATCGGCGCACAGATGCGCGGCACAATCTGCGGCATGGTCGTGCCGGGTCGCGCTCGCGAAGCTGCCCGCCTCGCATGGATGGACGCGGAAATCTCCCATGCCGGAAACGGTATTTTGGGCGAAGTCTTCAATGCTGTCATGGCGGCGCGCGCCTTTGCAATTGGCGACACGCGCGAATTGCTGGTCTCGACGGCAGCGCTTTTCCCGACCGAAACCGAATATGGTGCGGTTCTGGCCTTCGCGCTCGATGCCTGCCGTTCTGCCGGCAACTGGCAGGACGCATGGGCGAAATGCGATGCGGAATATGCCGAATATAACTGGATTCATGTCTATCCGAATGCAGCCGCGCAAGTGATTGCACTGTGGTTCGGCGAAGGCGATTTCGACCGCACGCTCGAAATCGTCTGCGGCATCGGCCACGACGTAGACTGCAACGCCGCCCAGATTCTGAGCATGATCGCCATCCAGCGCGGGTCCGGCATCATCGCCGAACGGTGGTCGAAGCCGCTGCTGGCCGACGACATCGTCACCTATATGCGCCGCCCGGCGAAAATCTCCTTCGACGCACTTGTCGACCAGACGGTCGATGCGGCGCGCAATGCTCTCTAA
- a CDS encoding ABC transporter permease, whose translation MSMVLAQILDPSFIGTILRVATPLLLAALGVMISDRAGVLNIGMEGMMLSAALIAVLASAATGSPAVGLLAALITGAALGWLMSLSVNRLGTDLIMTGIALNIAAAAATTLGLFLATGDKGMSGALKSGALPSLPVPFIGNIHILTFAALLAVPAVSLLMMRTRFGLHLRATGVDPKSARAAGIHTGRVQMMALVLSGLFGGAAGAYLSLGYVTWFAQNMTAGRGFIAIAAEVMGQGTAWGTLVASLVLAAAESFAITLQSLGLPFELMQMIPYLVPVVVLTIHAARRQRRAKQLKNS comes from the coding sequence ATGAGCATGGTTCTCGCACAAATTCTCGACCCATCCTTCATCGGCACCATCCTGCGCGTGGCAACACCTTTGCTGCTGGCAGCACTCGGCGTGATGATTTCCGACCGGGCAGGCGTCCTCAATATCGGCATGGAAGGGATGATGTTGTCGGCGGCGCTCATTGCCGTTCTGGCCAGTGCCGCTACCGGCAGCCCGGCTGTCGGCCTGCTGGCCGCGCTCATCACAGGTGCAGCTCTCGGCTGGCTGATGTCGCTTTCGGTCAACCGGCTTGGCACTGATCTCATCATGACCGGCATTGCACTCAACATCGCGGCTGCAGCGGCAACGACGCTCGGGCTTTTTCTTGCAACGGGCGACAAGGGCATGTCGGGCGCGTTGAAAAGCGGCGCTCTGCCAAGCCTTCCCGTGCCTTTCATCGGCAATATCCACATATTGACCTTTGCCGCCCTTCTCGCTGTCCCGGCGGTCAGCCTCCTGATGATGCGCACACGCTTCGGCCTGCATCTGCGCGCCACCGGCGTTGATCCCAAATCGGCGCGTGCCGCCGGTATCCATACAGGCCGGGTGCAGATGATGGCGCTTGTCCTGTCCGGTCTCTTCGGCGGTGCAGCCGGTGCCTATCTGTCGCTCGGCTATGTCACATGGTTTGCCCAGAACATGACTGCAGGTCGCGGTTTCATCGCGATTGCAGCCGAAGTTATGGGGCAAGGAACCGCATGGGGCACGCTTGTGGCAAGCCTGGTTCTCGCGGCGGCTGAATCTTTCGCCATCACGCTTCAGAGCCTCGGCCTGCCGTTCGAACTGATGCAGATGATCCCTTATCTCGTCCCGGTCGTTGTGCTGACGATCCACGCGGCACGCCGTCAGCGGCGCGCAAAGCAACTGAAAAACTCCTGA
- a CDS encoding BMP family ABC transporter substrate-binding protein, translating into MIKSTRRGIIHLAFALAASTAMGTFATTAAQAQDKILLIINGALGDKSFFDSAAKGMKMIKDKYGDDVETKILEIGDDPTKWEPVFLDASEQDWDLIIGGTYQMSETVGSVAQQYPDKKYILYDASVPYEEGGYDNVYSIQYKQNEGSYLGGMLAASLLKEGKLGDTGKNLGFLGGMDIPVINDFLVGYIAGAQSVMPDAKIAISYAGSFMDAAKGKELGLAQYRSDVSLGFVVASQTGLGQLSAAKETGKYVLGVDSDQEAIFKDSDPAIAKQVVSSVLKNVDVSLLQAYERFKAGDLPFGKAEALGLKEGAVGIVQDGNMASMATQEMKDAIKKASDEISEGKITVPTAFGMSTEDLNAIRNKVRP; encoded by the coding sequence GTGATCAAATCCACCAGACGGGGAATAATCCACCTTGCCTTTGCTCTCGCCGCATCGACGGCGATGGGCACGTTTGCCACCACGGCAGCACAGGCTCAGGACAAGATCCTGCTCATCATCAATGGCGCGCTCGGCGACAAGTCGTTCTTCGACAGCGCTGCCAAGGGCATGAAGATGATCAAGGACAAGTATGGCGACGACGTCGAGACCAAGATTCTCGAAATCGGCGACGATCCGACGAAATGGGAGCCGGTGTTCCTCGATGCGTCCGAACAGGACTGGGACCTGATCATCGGCGGCACCTACCAGATGTCGGAAACCGTTGGCTCGGTCGCACAGCAATATCCGGACAAGAAATATATCCTCTATGATGCAAGTGTGCCTTATGAAGAAGGCGGCTACGACAACGTCTATTCCATCCAGTACAAGCAAAACGAAGGTTCTTATCTCGGCGGCATGCTGGCAGCTTCGCTCCTGAAGGAAGGCAAGCTCGGCGATACCGGCAAGAATCTCGGCTTCCTCGGCGGCATGGACATTCCGGTCATCAACGACTTCCTCGTCGGCTACATTGCCGGTGCGCAGTCCGTGATGCCTGATGCCAAGATCGCGATTTCCTATGCCGGTTCCTTCATGGATGCCGCAAAGGGCAAGGAACTCGGTCTCGCGCAATATCGCTCCGACGTGTCGCTCGGCTTCGTCGTCGCCTCGCAGACCGGCCTCGGCCAGCTTTCGGCTGCCAAGGAAACCGGTAAATATGTTCTGGGCGTCGATTCCGATCAGGAAGCGATCTTCAAGGACAGCGATCCGGCTATCGCCAAGCAGGTTGTCAGCTCCGTTCTGAAGAATGTCGATGTCAGCCTTCTGCAAGCTTATGAACGTTTCAAGGCAGGCGACCTGCCGTTCGGCAAGGCGGAAGCGCTTGGCCTCAAGGAAGGCGCTGTCGGCATCGTGCAGGACGGCAACATGGCTTCCATGGCCACGCAGGAAATGAAGGATGCCATCAAGAAGGCTTCCGACGAGATTTCCGAAGGCAAGATCACGGTTCCGACCGCATTCGGCATGAGCACCGAGGATCTTAACGCGATCCGCAACAAGGTTCGTCCCTGA
- a CDS encoding nucleoside hydrolase — translation MARKIIIDTDPGQDDAVAILLALASPELDILGITAVAGNGPLARTEINARTICEVAKKPETKVFAGSIRPLVRPLVTAENVHGKTGLDGYDLPKPTMPLQAQHGVDFIIETLMKEEPGTVTLCPLGPLTNIASALIREPKIAERVKEIVLMGGGYFEGGNITPSAEFNIYVDPHAAAVVFKSGIKITMMPLDVTHKVLTTEKRIAAIRGIGTHVGEVVAAWLEFFERYDEAKYGTDGGPLHDPNVIAYLIKPELYSGRECNVEIEINSELTIGETVVDWWEVTDRPKNALFIKDVDADGFFSLLTERLATL, via the coding sequence ATGGCCCGTAAAATCATTATCGATACCGATCCCGGTCAGGACGATGCCGTCGCCATTCTTCTGGCCTTGGCAAGCCCGGAACTCGACATTCTCGGCATCACCGCAGTGGCAGGCAACGGCCCGCTGGCGCGCACCGAAATCAACGCCCGCACAATCTGTGAAGTGGCCAAAAAGCCGGAAACCAAGGTTTTTGCAGGCTCCATCCGTCCTCTGGTACGCCCGCTTGTGACGGCTGAAAACGTCCACGGCAAGACCGGTCTCGACGGTTACGACCTGCCCAAGCCGACCATGCCGCTGCAGGCGCAGCACGGCGTCGATTTCATCATCGAAACGCTGATGAAAGAGGAGCCGGGCACCGTCACGCTTTGCCCGCTCGGACCGCTGACCAACATCGCATCCGCACTGATCCGCGAGCCGAAGATTGCTGAGCGCGTCAAGGAAATCGTGCTGATGGGCGGCGGCTATTTCGAGGGCGGCAACATCACACCGTCGGCGGAATTCAACATCTATGTCGATCCGCACGCCGCTGCGGTCGTGTTCAAATCCGGCATCAAGATCACCATGATGCCGCTCGATGTGACACACAAGGTTCTGACCACCGAAAAGCGCATCGCCGCCATTCGCGGCATCGGCACCCATGTTGGCGAAGTAGTCGCCGCATGGCTCGAATTCTTCGAGCGCTATGACGAAGCCAAATACGGCACCGACGGCGGCCCGCTGCACGATCCAAACGTCATCGCCTATCTCATCAAGCCGGAACTCTATTCCGGACGCGAGTGCAATGTGGAAATCGAAATCAATTCGGAACTGACGATCGGCGAAACGGTCGTCGACTGGTGGGAAGTGACCGACCGTCCGAAGAACGCGCTCTTCATCAAGGATGTGGATGCAGACGGCTTCTTCAGCCTGCTGACCGAACGTCTCGCAACGCTCTGA
- a CDS encoding ABC transporter permease: protein MRRLISYLIPFFLTVLVIAVIMAVLLVPLALMQDNPIGVLKTFFLGPFGSIRHMGNVVEAATPIMLTGLAITIMFRSGLFNLGAESGFFLGALGAVAGAVLLPSLGWFSLPVAILCGAVAGSFACTIPAALRLRFGASEMVTSLVLNYAFLFLGLFVLNYVIRDPAAGGMMSLRIPPDAKLDRLLAGTRLNSGSIIAILACIAGGIWLYWTRSGLNIRIAGSSPGFANHLGLPLKGIIMRAQIVGGLVAGMAGALEVLGLHARFAWLDLPGYGWTGLVVAILARENPFLLIPSALFLGFVQIGGDLLARNMNIPTEVVGLVTAAIMVGATASVIHNHPTVLRLIRNLRNREGEQAVVQAGVQP, encoded by the coding sequence ATGCGCAGACTGATTTCCTATCTCATTCCATTCTTCCTGACCGTGCTTGTCATCGCCGTCATCATGGCGGTGCTTCTGGTGCCGCTGGCGCTGATGCAGGACAATCCCATCGGGGTTCTCAAGACGTTTTTCCTCGGACCATTCGGCAGCATTCGCCATATGGGCAATGTGGTGGAAGCGGCAACGCCGATCATGCTGACCGGCCTTGCGATCACCATCATGTTCCGCTCCGGCCTGTTCAATCTCGGCGCGGAAAGCGGCTTCTTCCTCGGCGCGCTCGGCGCTGTGGCGGGCGCTGTTCTGCTCCCTTCGCTCGGCTGGTTCTCGCTGCCGGTCGCCATTTTGTGCGGTGCGGTTGCGGGCAGTTTCGCTTGCACCATCCCGGCAGCGCTGCGGCTGCGTTTCGGCGCATCGGAAATGGTGACGTCGCTCGTCCTGAACTATGCCTTCCTGTTTCTCGGCCTGTTCGTCCTCAACTATGTCATCCGCGACCCGGCTGCGGGCGGAATGATGTCGCTCAGGATTCCGCCGGATGCCAAGCTTGACCGTCTGCTCGCCGGTACGCGTCTCAACAGCGGTTCGATCATTGCCATTCTGGCCTGTATCGCTGGCGGCATCTGGCTTTACTGGACGCGCTCGGGTCTCAATATCCGTATCGCAGGCTCCAGTCCTGGCTTTGCCAATCATCTTGGCCTGCCGCTCAAGGGCATCATCATGCGTGCCCAGATTGTCGGAGGACTGGTGGCGGGCATGGCCGGTGCGCTGGAAGTGCTCGGCCTTCACGCCCGCTTTGCCTGGCTCGATCTGCCCGGCTATGGCTGGACCGGCCTTGTCGTCGCCATTCTGGCACGCGAAAATCCGTTCCTGCTTATTCCGTCCGCACTTTTCCTTGGCTTCGTGCAGATCGGCGGCGATCTTCTGGCCCGCAACATGAACATCCCGACCGAAGTGGTGGGGCTTGTGACCGCCGCCATCATGGTGGGCGCGACGGCAAGCGTCATTCACAATCATCCGACCGTATTGCGGCTGATCCGCAACCTTCGCAATCGCGAAGGAGAACAAGCGGTAGTGCAGGCCGGAGTACAACCATGA
- the rbsK gene encoding ribokinase, with the protein MAALPRPGQTVNASGYGIGLGGKGANQAVAVAKMGGDVRFVGAVGNDAFGELALKQMQEFGLNTGSVRVIDGVDTGMAIIQVEEAGQNTIAVCAGANAHWSAADVNAYTADIARAKITLLQREVPHEANLAVAKAARAAGGSVLLDPAPVGDASRMADLISLSDIISPNETEAAEITGIEPTDLASAEAAARNLLERGPKTVIVKLGSRGALLVTADEVKHFAPFKVKVVDTVAAGDSFNGGFAVAFSQGQPLHDCVRYGSAAGAIAVTRAGAGAAAPTAGEVAALLQIKAE; encoded by the coding sequence ATGGCCGCGCTGCCGCGTCCGGGGCAGACCGTGAATGCATCGGGCTATGGTATCGGCCTCGGTGGCAAGGGTGCCAATCAGGCGGTTGCGGTCGCCAAGATGGGCGGTGATGTCCGCTTCGTCGGTGCTGTCGGCAACGATGCCTTCGGCGAACTGGCCTTGAAGCAGATGCAGGAATTTGGCCTCAACACCGGAAGCGTGCGCGTGATTGACGGTGTCGATACGGGCATGGCGATCATTCAGGTTGAGGAAGCCGGACAGAACACGATTGCTGTTTGTGCCGGAGCCAATGCGCACTGGTCGGCTGCCGACGTCAATGCCTATACTGCCGATATTGCCAGGGCGAAGATTACGCTGTTGCAACGCGAAGTTCCGCATGAAGCCAATCTTGCCGTGGCAAAAGCCGCGCGTGCGGCTGGCGGCAGTGTTTTGCTTGACCCGGCACCGGTCGGCGATGCAAGCCGCATGGCGGACCTGATTTCATTGAGCGACATCATCTCTCCCAACGAAACAGAAGCTGCTGAAATTACCGGTATCGAGCCGACCGATCTTGCTTCGGCGGAAGCTGCCGCGCGCAATCTTCTGGAGCGCGGGCCGAAGACGGTCATCGTCAAGCTTGGAAGCCGTGGCGCATTGCTGGTGACAGCGGACGAGGTCAAACACTTCGCGCCGTTCAAGGTCAAGGTGGTGGATACGGTTGCCGCCGGTGACAGTTTCAACGGCGGTTTTGCGGTCGCTTTCTCGCAGGGCCAACCCTTGCATGATTGCGTGCGGTATGGCTCGGCAGCGGGTGCGATTGCAGTCACAAGAGCGGGCGCGGGAGCGGCTGCACCGACCGCCGGGGAAGTGGCGGCACTTCTGCAAATTAAGGCCGAATGA
- a CDS encoding ABC transporter ATP-binding protein: MENPAENIEGGDAIVAFRPIVAFRDVSKVYPNGTQALRDVSFSIRAGSIHAICGENGAGKSTLMKILFGIENATAGEIIVDGQHIASWSPEDAAAKGIGMVHQHFSLVPTLTVTENIILGHEPVKAGLIDRVSARKMVEALMQQYDLHADPEAITGALSVAAQQKVEILKALARRTRLLILDEPTAVLSPPEIEELMRKLKALRDEGITILFISHKLNEVRELAESVTVLRAGAVAGTEKLADVPDDAIMQMVMGHAVDIPQRAHKHGTMKTVLDMKGVTTKAADPADRIKDVNLTVGAGEIVGVAGVDGSGQRGLVSVLSGLAEAASGTISLNGEDMLRADTASWRRQGLAHLPADRFSQGGAPGLSLAENAIAGTGSITADKQIFWGPFLRWNAIKARVSGMIKQYSVRAGAITERLDSLSGGNAQKLIAARELATNPKFLIADQPTRGIDVSAAAFLHRRIDEVAQGGCAVLLVSADLDELLRLSDRIVVLFNGRIVAVLENGPDITPAVLGPYMLGTRA, translated from the coding sequence GTGGAAAATCCAGCTGAAAATATTGAAGGCGGCGATGCTATCGTCGCCTTCCGCCCAATCGTCGCCTTCCGCGATGTGAGCAAGGTCTATCCGAACGGCACGCAAGCGCTTCGCGACGTGTCTTTTTCGATCCGCGCAGGCTCCATCCACGCCATTTGCGGCGAGAACGGTGCGGGCAAATCCACGCTCATGAAAATCCTGTTCGGCATCGAAAATGCCACGGCAGGCGAAATCATCGTCGATGGACAGCACATTGCGTCCTGGTCGCCGGAAGATGCCGCGGCCAAGGGCATTGGCATGGTGCACCAGCATTTCTCGCTCGTGCCGACCCTGACAGTTACCGAAAACATCATTCTCGGCCATGAGCCGGTGAAGGCAGGGCTGATCGACCGTGTGAGCGCGCGCAAAATGGTCGAAGCGCTGATGCAGCAATATGATCTGCACGCTGACCCCGAAGCGATCACGGGCGCACTTTCCGTCGCCGCCCAGCAGAAGGTTGAAATCCTGAAAGCGCTGGCGCGCCGCACGAGGCTCCTGATCCTCGACGAGCCGACCGCTGTTCTCTCTCCGCCGGAGATCGAGGAGCTGATGCGCAAGCTGAAGGCGCTGCGCGACGAAGGCATTACCATCCTCTTCATTTCCCACAAGCTGAACGAAGTGCGCGAACTGGCTGAAAGCGTGACCGTATTGCGTGCAGGCGCGGTTGCGGGCACGGAAAAGCTTGCCGACGTGCCGGACGATGCCATCATGCAGATGGTGATGGGCCATGCGGTCGACATTCCGCAACGCGCCCACAAGCACGGCACAATGAAAACCGTTCTCGACATGAAGGGCGTTACGACAAAAGCAGCCGACCCGGCAGACCGCATCAAGGATGTGAACCTGACCGTCGGTGCAGGCGAGATCGTCGGCGTCGCCGGTGTCGATGGCAGCGGCCAGCGCGGCCTCGTATCGGTGCTTTCCGGCCTTGCCGAAGCGGCCAGCGGCACGATCAGCCTCAACGGTGAGGATATGCTGCGCGCCGACACGGCAAGCTGGCGCAGACAAGGTCTCGCTCATCTGCCAGCCGACCGCTTTTCGCAAGGTGGCGCACCCGGCCTGTCTCTCGCCGAAAACGCGATCGCCGGAACTGGATCGATTACCGCCGACAAGCAGATCTTCTGGGGGCCGTTCCTGCGCTGGAATGCGATCAAGGCCCGTGTCAGCGGAATGATAAAGCAATATTCGGTGCGCGCAGGCGCAATCACCGAACGGCTCGATTCCCTTTCCGGCGGCAATGCGCAAAAGCTCATCGCCGCGCGCGAACTTGCCACCAATCCGAAATTCCTGATCGCCGACCAGCCAACACGCGGCATCGACGTTTCGGCGGCAGCCTTCCTGCACCGCCGCATCGACGAAGTGGCGCAGGGCGGCTGCGCCGTGCTGCTCGTCAGCGCCGATCTCGATGAATTGCTGCGCCTGAGCGACCGCATCGTCGTTCTCTTCAACGGACGTATCGTTGCCGTTCTGGAAAACGGACCAGACATCACACCGGCTGTCCTTGGACCTTATATGCTGGGGACACGAGCATGA